From the Acidobacteriota bacterium genome, the window CGCCGTTGACCAGATTGAACCCTTCAGGGGCAATGTCGATGGACTGCGGCACGAAGGCGTCGCCGATGGGATAGGGCTGCGTTTTCGAGGTGGCCTGGCGCGGCTCCTGCGGCACGGGCCGCTCGACTATGCCCACGAGCGGCTTGCCGGTGATGCGATCCAGAATATAGACCCATCCGGTCTTGCCCGGTTCGGCGAGGGCCTTGCGCAGCTTGCCTTGGTATTGAATGTCGAAAAGTACCACCGGGCTGGGGCTGTCGTAGTCCCAAAGATCGTGATGCACCTGTTGAAAGTGCCACCGGTACTTGCCAGTCTTGGCCTCAACGGACACGATGGACGAAGAAAACAGATTGTCGCCGGGGCGCACGCCCCCGCCAAAGTCGGGGCCGGCATTGCCGGTGGAAAAGTAGAGCAGGCCCAACTCGGGGTCCGCCGCGGGCGTCTGCCAGACGGTGCCACCGCCGTGCTGCCAATAGTCGTTGTTTTGCGGCCAGGTATCGTGGCCGATCTCGCCGGGGCCGGGAATGGTGTAGAAGGTCCACACGAGATGGCCGTCGCGCGCATCGAAAGCCTTCACGCGTCCGCGCACGCCGTATTCGGCGCCCGCAAAGCCGGTGATAACCAGCCCGTCGAAATAGAGCGGCGCGCTGGTGATGGTGAAGCCTTCCTGCCAGCGTTCTGCCTGCACGGACCAGGCTACTTTGCCCGTCTGCTGATCGAGCGCCACCAGCTTGCCGTCGAGCTGGCCCACATAGACGCGGCCATCGCCGAGCGCCACGCCGCGGCTGGTCCAGCCGCAACAGACCGTGTCATTTTTCGGATCGAGTTTGGCGGCGTAGGACCACAGGATGCGCCCGTCATCCACGCTCAGCGCGAACACATCGTCGGCGCCAGTGACCACGTAGATGACTCCGTTGTGGACGATGGGTGTAGCCTCGCCCGAGTACTTCGGCTCGAGCCCTGACCCGTTCAGATGTGTGCGCCAGACAGCCTTGAGGTTGCCGACAGTGTCGCGGTTGAGCTGTTTCAGCGGCGAGTAGCGCCGGTTGTAATGGTCTCCGCCATTGGTCAGCCATCCGGTGGTGGGCAGCGCGGCCATTTGCTGCCCGGTGA encodes:
- a CDS encoding quinonprotein alcohol dehydrogenase — protein: MRTRVSFPLVCSLLLVSIAAGLIDAQQFSIPPAPAFTGQQMAALPTTGWLTNGGDHYNRRYSPLKQLNRDTVGNLKAVWRTHLNGSGLEPKYSGEATPIVHNGVIYVVTGADDVFALSVDDGRILWSYAAKLDPKNDTVCCGWTSRGVALGDGRVYVGQLDGKLVALDQQTGKVAWSVQAERWQEGFTITSAPLYFDGLVITGFAGAEYGVRGRVKAFDARDGHLVWTFYTIPGPGEIGHDTWPQNNDYWQHGGGTVWQTPAADPELGLLYFSTGNAGPDFGGGVRPGDNLFSSSIVSVEAKTGKYRWHFQQVHHDLWDYDSPSPVVLFDIQYQGKLRKALAEPGKTGWVYILDRITGKPLVGIVERPVPQEPRQATSKTQPYPIGDAFVPQSIDIAPEGFNLVNGGRIFTPYWTTPVVARPGQGGGANWPPSSYDIEAGLLYVCAQDRTGVFTAGEDADKIPEPGKRYVGGVFGNIPWSVTGILAALDMRTNKLVWQQRWPERCYSGSVVTAGGLLFVGRGDGRLTALNSTNGKLLWQFQTGAGVNAPASVFEHRGAQYVVAYSGGSSFASSPRGDSIWLFSLNGKMAPMEPAPATTATSAPLPVANTTAGGAVFKSMCAICHGDNGQGGTGGGPALTSATSMEAVAALVTNGRDQMPAFGGKLTAEQVRDVSTFVTQMLTH